A single region of the Acetivibrio cellulolyticus CD2 genome encodes:
- a CDS encoding NIPSNAP family protein translates to MMVTCYLKYIIDPYKSKEFEEYGKIWITIVNRMGGVHHGYFMPYEGANNIAYALFSFPDLAKYEEYRKNILTDKDCQVAFEYAEKTRCIISYERSFMRPVFE, encoded by the coding sequence ATGATGGTAACTTGTTACTTAAAGTATATAATAGACCCTTACAAATCAAAGGAATTCGAAGAATATGGTAAGATATGGATAACTATTGTTAATAGAATGGGTGGAGTACATCATGGATATTTCATGCCATATGAAGGAGCAAATAATATAGCTTATGCTTTATTTAGTTTCCCAGACCTTGCCAAATATGAGGAGTATCGTAAAAATATTCTTACAGATAAAGATTGTCAGGTAGCATTTGAATATGCAGAAAAAACAAGATGTATTATAAGTTATGAGAGAAGTTTTATGAGACCGGTATTTGAATAG
- the thiM gene encoding hydroxyethylthiazole kinase produces MFNEMLENIKKTHPLVHCITNYVTVNDCANILIACGGSPIMSDDTGEVEEITSICGGLDLNIGTLNKNTIPSMFLAGKRSNALGHPVILDPVGAGASNLRTETAQKLLDEVKFTAIRGNISEIKALSQGKGTTRGVDADVADTVTDETLEGAVAFAKAFSKKTGAVIAITGAIDIVADEKNAYIIRNGNSMLAQITGSGCMLTAMTGAYLVANPGRVLEATAAAVCAMGLCGELAFERLEKIGGGNSTYRNYLIDAVYSLDGETLMRGAKYEIK; encoded by the coding sequence ATGTTTAATGAAATGCTTGAAAATATTAAGAAGACACATCCGCTTGTGCATTGTATAACCAATTATGTTACAGTGAACGACTGTGCCAACATTTTGATTGCCTGTGGCGGTTCTCCAATTATGTCGGACGATACGGGTGAAGTTGAAGAGATTACTTCTATTTGCGGCGGCCTGGACTTAAACATCGGAACACTTAATAAGAACACCATTCCGTCTATGTTTTTGGCTGGAAAGCGGTCAAATGCGCTGGGGCATCCTGTCATTCTTGATCCTGTAGGAGCAGGAGCATCAAATCTTCGCACTGAGACAGCGCAAAAGCTGCTGGACGAGGTGAAATTCACTGCGATCCGCGGGAATATTTCAGAAATTAAAGCGCTTTCACAGGGAAAAGGAACAACAAGGGGTGTTGATGCTGATGTTGCAGATACTGTAACAGACGAGACTCTTGAAGGTGCAGTTGCTTTTGCAAAGGCATTTTCAAAAAAGACAGGTGCAGTGATAGCAATTACAGGTGCAATTGATATTGTAGCAGATGAAAAAAATGCTTACATTATCCGAAACGGTAATTCGATGCTGGCACAAATTACTGGAAGTGGCTGCATGCTGACAGCAATGACAGGAGCATATTTGGTTGCCAATCCAGGCAGAGTACTCGAAGCAACTGCTGCAGCAGTATGTGCAATGGGACTTTGTGGTGAATTGGCTTTTGAAAGGTTGGAAAAAATCGGCGGTGGAAATTCTACATACAGAAATTATTTGATTGATGCGGTTTACAGCCTTGATGGTGAAACTTTGATGCGAGGTGCTAAATATGAAATTAAGTAA
- the thiE gene encoding thiamine phosphate synthase, with product MKLSKQAMLLYVVTDRAWLGEHTLAEQVEKALKGGATFIQLREKELDYDSFLAEAKEIKVLCERYHIPFVINDNVNVAIACNADGVHIGQSDMEARNVREMLGEGKIIGVSAQTVEQAILAEQHGADYIGVGAVFSTSTKSDADAVSQETLKAICNCVNIPVVAIGGIGAHNILELSGTGIDGVAVISAVFAQPDIRGAAEELLRLSEKMVKYENKSTAKEK from the coding sequence ATGAAATTAAGTAAACAAGCAATGCTTTTGTATGTAGTGACAGACCGTGCATGGCTTGGTGAGCATACTCTTGCTGAACAGGTAGAAAAAGCATTAAAAGGTGGTGCAACCTTTATTCAACTACGAGAAAAGGAGTTGGATTACGATTCCTTTTTGGCTGAAGCCAAAGAAATCAAAGTGCTATGTGAACGCTATCACATTCCGTTTGTCATCAATGACAATGTAAATGTGGCAATTGCATGTAATGCTGACGGCGTACATATAGGACAAAGCGATATGGAAGCTAGGAATGTGCGTGAAATGCTGGGGGAAGGCAAAATTATCGGAGTTTCTGCACAGACTGTGGAGCAGGCAATTCTTGCTGAACAGCATGGAGCAGATTACATCGGTGTTGGGGCGGTGTTTTCTACCTCAACAAAATCTGATGCAGATGCGGTTTCTCAGGAAACACTGAAAGCAATTTGCAATTGTGTAAATATACCGGTGGTTGCAATCGGTGGAATTGGTGCACATAATATTTTGGAGCTTTCGGGAACAGGTATTGACGGGGTTGCGGTTATTTCTGCTGTTTTTGCACAACCGGATATCAGGGGAGCAGCGGAAGAACTTCTAAGGCTTTCAGAGAAAATGGTGAAATACGAAAATAAAAGCACGGCTAAGGAAAAATAA
- the thiD gene encoding bifunctional hydroxymethylpyrimidine kinase/phosphomethylpyrimidine kinase: protein MIKKVLTIAGSDCSGGAGIQADIKTITVHRMYAMSAITALTAQNTTGVYGVLEATPEFVAQQIDCIFSDIRPDAVKIGMVSNSRIIEVIANKLIEYNAENIVVDPVMVATSGSRLLCDEAMETLITKLLPLGTVITPNIPEAETLCGFKIQNGSDMIKAAEKISNMVSGGILIKGGHFESTADDLLYIGGKTHWFKAERVNNPNAHGTGCTLSSAIACNLADGYTLEQSVENAKRYITGALKAELNLGEGSGPLKHTYNI, encoded by the coding sequence ATGATAAAGAAAGTATTAACCATTGCTGGCTCTGACTGTAGCGGCGGAGCTGGTATTCAGGCAGATATAAAAACAATTACAGTGCATAGGATGTATGCGATGAGTGCAATCACTGCGTTGACCGCACAAAATACAACAGGCGTCTACGGAGTTTTGGAGGCAACTCCTGAATTTGTTGCTCAGCAGATTGACTGCATATTTTCAGACATTCGTCCTGATGCAGTTAAAATAGGAATGGTTTCAAACAGCCGGATTATTGAAGTTATTGCAAACAAGCTGATTGAGTATAATGCAGAAAACATTGTTGTTGACCCCGTTATGGTTGCTACAAGCGGCAGCCGCCTTCTCTGTGACGAAGCGATGGAGACACTGATTACAAAACTGCTTCCTCTCGGTACAGTTATCACACCTAATATTCCGGAGGCGGAAACACTATGTGGCTTTAAGATTCAGAACGGATCTGATATGATAAAGGCTGCAGAAAAGATTTCGAATATGGTAAGCGGTGGAATACTGATTAAAGGTGGACATTTTGAAAGTACTGCCGATGATTTACTATATATTGGCGGGAAAACTCATTGGTTTAAAGCTGAACGCGTGAACAACCCTAATGCGCATGGAACAGGATGCACATTATCATCTGCTATCGCCTGCAATCTCGCTGATGGCTATACTTTAGAGCAAAGTGTTGAAAATGCAAAAAGGTATATTACAGGTGCACTCAAGGCGGAACTGAATCTTGGGGAGGGCAGCGGACCTCTAAAGCATACATACAATATATAA
- a CDS encoding ParB/RepB/Spo0J family partition protein, with product MPNDISQLKTPIAEFQPDPNQPRKYFDETALSELAESIKQYGVLQPIIYYVNESGQKIIVAGERRYQAAKKAQLSEIPAIVIDGNEADKVALVENILRQDLTPLEEAEAFQRLKDKYKYSNEKLSEVFNKAPNTISETLSINKLSDTIKERYKANPELAKRELVKIARMRSEEGQINAYNKLTNYKPETEEPKDAEKDGKENYKLALGFIKSLTGKLSKSNIVISSDEEKENLKNQLAQLSTAINEFVNRYNLG from the coding sequence ATGCCAAATGATATTTCACAGTTAAAAACGCCAATTGCAGAGTTTCAGCCTGACCCAAACCAGCCTAGAAAGTATTTTGATGAAACAGCACTTAGTGAGCTGGCAGAATCCATAAAACAATATGGTGTATTGCAGCCCATAATCTACTATGTAAATGAAAGTGGTCAAAAAATAATAGTAGCAGGAGAAAGACGATATCAAGCAGCCAAAAAAGCTCAGTTAAGCGAGATTCCAGCCATTGTTATTGACGGAAACGAGGCAGATAAAGTAGCCTTGGTTGAAAACATTTTAAGGCAGGATTTAACTCCATTAGAAGAAGCAGAAGCGTTCCAGCGTTTAAAAGACAAATACAAGTATTCAAATGAAAAACTATCAGAGGTTTTTAACAAAGCCCCAAATACCATCAGTGAAACACTTAGTATAAACAAACTGTCCGACACTATCAAGGAAAGGTACAAAGCAAACCCTGAGTTAGCCAAACGAGAACTTGTAAAAATCGCAAGAATGCGGAGTGAAGAAGGCCAAATTAACGCATATAACAAGCTGACAAATTACAAGCCTGAAACAGAAGAACCCAAAGATGCCGAAAAAGATGGGAAGGAAAACTATAAACTGGCTCTTGGTTTTATAAAAAGTTTGACCGGGAAACTAAGCAAGTCAAACATTGTTATTTCTAGTGATGAAGAAAAAGAAAACCTTAAAAATCAGCTTGCACAGTTAAGTACTGCGATAAATGAATTTGTGAATAGGTATAATTTAGGATAA
- a CDS encoding NUDIX domain-containing protein, with amino-acid sequence MKLRNLTVVYIFDQNRILMMHRFASKVSNVPYWTGIGGHFEENELNDPQKCLLRELFEETGIEVNSIEKLNLKYIVLNNVGHEIQQQYVFFAQLKNKHVKLIDCTEGHAVWIDAAHVFGLHMSYTNTAILKHYFNIGLNSKKMYVGISEKDSTSVSIIPL; translated from the coding sequence ATGAAGTTGCGAAATTTAACTGTTGTTTACATTTTTGACCAAAATAGAATTCTTATGATGCATCGATTTGCTTCAAAAGTATCAAATGTACCATACTGGACAGGAATTGGCGGTCATTTTGAGGAAAATGAACTTAACGATCCGCAAAAATGTTTATTGCGCGAATTGTTTGAGGAAACTGGTATTGAAGTTAATTCAATAGAGAAGTTAAATTTAAAATATATTGTACTAAATAATGTTGGACATGAAATCCAACAGCAGTATGTATTTTTTGCGCAACTCAAAAATAAGCACGTGAAACTAATCGATTGTACAGAGGGGCATGCAGTTTGGATTGATGCTGCTCATGTTTTTGGTTTACATATGTCTTATACTAATACTGCCATCCTTAAGCATTACTTCAATATTGGTTTAAATTCTAAAAAAATGTATGTTGGTATTTCTGAAAAAGATAGTACAAGCGTATCAATTATCCCATTATAA
- a CDS encoding nucleoside 2-deoxyribosyltransferase translates to MKIYLGGPMFSYADVVNNLRLATKLRQNGFDVYCPNENMSINDKARTDITAERIYLADIQELESSNIFVCQIAEDSGTMWESGYMDCLSKYVNSEKYLGCIGLATDIRLQTLPDPNKFGVDNQSMYLNQFIVGGLKLSLGVYLNEDDMILKIINLKR, encoded by the coding sequence ATGAAAATATATTTAGGTGGTCCAATGTTCTCATATGCTGACGTTGTGAATAATTTGAGGCTAGCGACTAAATTGAGACAAAACGGATTTGATGTTTACTGTCCAAACGAAAATATGTCTATAAATGATAAAGCAAGAACAGATATTACTGCTGAAAGAATATATTTAGCTGATATTCAAGAGTTAGAGTCTTCTAATATTTTTGTTTGTCAAATTGCCGAGGATTCTGGAACTATGTGGGAATCTGGATATATGGACTGTTTGTCAAAATACGTAAATTCCGAGAAGTATCTGGGATGTATTGGTTTGGCTACAGATATTCGTCTACAGACTTTGCCTGATCCAAATAAATTTGGAGTGGATAATCAATCTATGTATCTCAACCAATTTATAGTTGGAGGACTTAAATTATCTCTAGGTGTATATTTAAATGAAGATGATATGATTTTAAAGATTATTAATTTAAAGAGGTAG